Sequence from the Bremerella volcania genome:
CACGTAATCGAGAAATTCGCTAACCCAGATGTCGAGGTCGGTCGCGACGCGGGTAATCGGTTCGATGCCGATCGGAATCGGGTTATCGGCATAAGTGTAGTCGATCTCGAAATTCAACTGGTGAACGTTCGACTGAAGTGCCAAGGTATCGACCCACCACTGCAGCCCTTCTTCGATCCGCTGCTTTACCTGGTTGGTGTGCGTGGCGTTCCAGTTCTCGGTATTGGGGTCGGTCGTACCGTCCGACTCAAAGAATACGACGGTTACCGAGACGTCTCCCAGCATGAACTCGCCGGTATCCAGCGGTTGGGCGTTCAGGGGAATGGCGGAGAGAGCGAGCCGTGATTCGAGTTGTTCGATCCTCTGCATGCGACGCGCAGACTTACCTGCCCGCTTTTTCGCCCCGCGCTGAGCGGAGCGTCGATGAGAGGAGGATCGAAGCATGATTTAATCCAGCGGATATTCGCCAGGAAAGGGACGGAAGGTGCCTAGAGGACCGAGTTAGGGCCTGCGTTATGGGGGCTCATCGGACCGATTACAGGGTGCTTTCATCCTCCCAGATCGCCAGCACTTCGTCGGCGTGTTCGGCAAACACTGCATCGTCCTCTTCCGAGGCGGACGACGACTGGGAATCTTGGCTTGCCATGACGATCAAATCAGTTTGGTCATCAAGCGTTGAAATGACCGCGTCGGTGGTTTCCTCCACCGGCGAAACGACTTGGTTGTCCTCGCTTTCACTCTCGGACGACGACCCGGTCGGTGCCGTTTGGGTCAATGGAAGCGTTGTGCTCAAAGACTGGCCAGAGATATCGGAAGGCTTCTCTTCGGTGACGGTCGAGGGCGACGTGGTTGTGGTGGTCGTTTGCGGCGTCGAGCGGGCTGCTACCGATTCTCCTTCCAGGACGAACGAACTTCCCATCAGCGGCGCGCCACCGAGGTCGCCTGGGTAGCCGGCAGGATAGACGCGTGTGGACGCTGTCTGATCCGATTTGCCATAGTTTTGGATGAACAAACTGAAGTCAGCCAGATCGACCTTGCCGTTGTTGTTGAAGTCGTACTTGCGGAGATTGGGATTGTCATTCACAAGCTTGCCATACTGACCGATGAAGCCAGCGAAGTCGTTAATGCCGATCTTGCGGTCTTCACCGTTGGTACCGACGTCGTAGATCACCGGCCAAACTTCAAAGTTGTGGCTGGCCGTGGCGGAACCATTGATCACGGCTGCGACGCTGGTCGTCGTATTGATCACCGTGGCGTTGGTATCAACCAGAGTGATGTCGGAAGACGGGGTAAAGGTCAGTTCGCCATTGGTATAGTCCACTGGGAGTTCCATATCCGACTTCATCTGGATACGCCCTACCAGCGCATAACGATCGTCCCCCAGGTTGGTCGAGAGGGAACTGAAGCCAATGCGAATCGTTCCGTTTTGTTCATCGACATCCGAGGAGGTGATCGAGTATCGCACGTTGGTAGGATCTTCGGTTCGACCAATCGCTCGGACGAAGCTGAAGTCGTTGGTATCGTAGTTCAGCTCTACGAAGCCTGCCTGAACAGCGTTACCGGCGGGAGCCTTGGCGTAAACTTCGACGTAGAAGTGGTTCCATTCGTCAATGACGTCGACATTCGACGGCAACGCATTCACCTCGCCGCCGGAAGTCCCGGTTTGGGTTGTGACGAATCGCAACTGATAGTCGGCATCAGGGGATGCGATCACTTCCAGGTCGACCCCTTCGAAGTAGACCTGGCCATCTGAGACTAGACTTTGCCCACCGAACTGATGTATCGAAAAGTATTCGTCAGCGCCGATGACGGCGTTGTAGAAGTCAGACCCTACTGCGGTCTCGCTCCCTGCCAGGCGTTCCAGTTGAGGTACGCCGTCGACGTAGATTGGTTGCCAGTCCTGAGGTGTCTGGTTGGGGTTCTCAAATAGGTCCACTTGATCGAAATGGAAATGCGGGATGAATGCCTCGGCCATGTCGTAGACGTTCGGCGTCTGGGCAGTCATCCGGAACGAGAGAACTTCGATTTCGCCCGTTATTGGGGTGGTAAACACGTTCTGCACGCCCAGACGTTCGATGTAGCCGTCGTACTGCACGTTGGGCGCGACAGGATCATACACAGAAATAATCGAAGGGCCGAACATGATCCCCCCGGTACCGTAGGTCGGATCAAAGTCGAAGCCGGCAGCATCGTAGGTGACGTTGAAGTAGGCCGTGAAGAAACCCTTGGCTTCGGCCGAGACGCTGCCGGGGACCGGGGTCACGTCGACCTCAGGCTCGTCGCGGCGGTCGTCGACGTAGGCCTTGATCAGGAACTGTTCCCCCTGTTCGATCTGCGTGATCGGATTCCCATGCAAGTCGGTGGCGGCCAGGCGCAGCGAAAGCAACTCGGTGGTCGCATTGAGCATTTCGCGACCTTCAAGCACCTCAAGACGCGAGACGTGATTCCAGTGGCGACGAAGCGAATTCAGAGAGGCCGAACGGGAGCTTGCTTTTTTCATGGCGATTGCGCGATTGCTTCATGTCCCGAAAGATTCCGCGACATGATGGTGAAATAGGGTGACTTGCGACGATAAGGCGTGCCGCGAGCAAGAGTGCCTAGGTATCAGCGTAATTGCGAGTCTGGCCAACGCAATCGCGTAAACCCTTTGGTAGTTCTAACTTTAGGGATTATACCGGTTGTAACCCCAGAGATATCACGACAAGCCAAAACTTTGGACGATTTCAGGCCCCATTAGTTCCGGTAGAGAATGCAAATCCGGGAAATTTGGAATCTTTTCTTCAAGTCGCGAGGAACTTCTGCCCCGCAAGCTGCGACCAACTGGCTAGGTAACTGGAAAATTATGCGGATCGAGGGGGTTTTACTCCTATTAAGGGATCTGACGAGGGTAAGAAAAAGTTTGCAAAGGCAAAATTACCCAATTAGTCTGGATGACGCTGATCAAATCGCCCCAATTTCCCAAGTTGCTTATTTTGCTACTTGCCTAATCGAAAACATAGGTTGCCGTAGGTCGCCATGAAAAAGAACAAGAGCCGCCAGCACCAGGTCCTTTCCAAGTTGAACAAGCGAGCCAGACGGCAGCGAACCGTACGCCGCATGGAGCCGCTGGAAACTCGATCCATGCTGGCGGGGGATGTGATTGCCGCCGTCCATAACGACTACATGTCGCACGACGTGAACAACGACGGTGTCTTCGACCAGATGGACGTCGATACACTGCTGTTGAATCTCCAGTCGAAGCAAGCTCAGCAGATGGCTTCGCGTGGCCTTCTGGAAGGGGAGCAGACCCTTTACCTCGACGTCGATAACGACGGTCGATTAACCACCCGCGACTTGCTTTCCGCGATGGATGCCTTGTCGCTGGAAGGGGAACTCGCCGACGGGACGTTCAGTGCCGACGTAAATCTTCGCCTGATCACCAGCGGCGGCAATGTCAACGAGACGCAGACCGGGATGGCCGACATCAACGAGACCTTCCAGTTGGAGGTATGGCTGGAGGATACGTCCACGAACCCATCGAGCATTGATTCGGCCTACGTCGACATTACCTTCAATTCGGCACTTTTGACGATGGATCCTACCACGGATATCGTCTTGGGGCCTGGGTTCGTCAGCAATCTTGCTCCTGACGTTCCCAATAATGTCACTCCCTATGGTGCACTGAACAGTCAGAGTGACTTCAATAACTTTGCCCTGGCAAATACGCTGCGGTTCATCGGTGGTTCTTCCAACGGTGCGGGAACGATTGACGCGAATCTCGGTCGTTTGGTCGCGACGCTGACCTTCACCACCGTTGCGGAAGGGACTGTCGACTTTGAAGTGGTCGTCCAAGACAATCCCCAGAGCACCGATCCGGCTGACTTGGCGAGTTCGTTCAACAACACAACGCGCAGCGGTGATATGTTCAGCGATGCGAATGTGAACGCCACCTTCTTCTCGGGTGCGGAACAAGGTGGGTTCCCCCTGGAAATCTCGCGTTGGACCGGTGGTACCGTTTCGCTCGATATCATGGCGGAACCAGTCTCCGGTGCGAACTTCGATTCTTACGAAGTCGTGGAAGACTACCAGGAGGCTCAAGCCGTTCCTGCAGGGGATAACGATCCTCCGGTCGTGACGATTAACGGCATCCAGTACTATGTTCTGGACGTGCTGGAAAACGACATGGACAACGTGCCCAGCGCTGTTTCGGCACCTCGCGATCGCTTCAATATCGACTCAGTTACCCAGCCTGCCCAGGGCATGGTGACTCGTGAACTCGACGCTCAAAATGTGCAGGAAATCGTCGATGCGGGGATCGAATCGCACCAGGTACTGCTGTACCAGGTGCCAACGGGAGTGGGTGGCATCTCGGAATCGTTTACCTACACCATTACCGACAGCGGTTTGACCAACAACACTGGAACGACGACAGCCACCGTCTTCGTTACGATCACCGAAGTCGATCAGGCTGTGCTTCTGCTGGAAGACCCCTATCTACTTGAAGTCGTCGCAGGCATCGAGAGCGATGTGATCGACATCATGGATAACGTCACGCCAGGCGAACCTTCTGACGTGCCGACCTTCATCGGATTCTTCGATGAAAATGGCGGTCCTCTGACCGCTGGCGATCTGCAAGGTACGTTCACGCCGGTTCTGGATGGAATGAACAATCCTACCGGGGAGTTCACCTACGTGTCGAACATTCCTGGTCTGACTGAGATGATCACTTACCAGGTCAGCGACGGTAACAACCAGATCACCACCGGCACCATCATCTTCAAGACGCTGTTTGACAGCCTGCTTTCCGGTGTCGTTTACTTTGACGCCGACAACGATGGTGTTGTCGATGACAATGCCAATACCAATGCCAGCCCCGAAATGCGGATTGGCGGCGTGACGATCGAATTGCTGGATAACGGCGGATCGGTGGTTGCCAGTACGATCACCGACGCTTATGGGGCATACGTCTTCGCTGGCTTCGACGAAGGAACTTATTCGGTCCGCATTACCGATCCTCGCTTTACGCGTAAGGGGATTACCTCCAGCGGTAGCTTTACGCTTAGCGGTAATACGATCAGCGGCATCCAGGTTGGCGGCGGTCAGCCGGGTATCTTCACCGGTTTGAACTTCGGGTACCGCGGCCGCGATTACCAGTACATCGGCTTGGGTGATTCGATCGCATCGAACACTGAAGACAGCATCGTGCTGGCGTTCTCGAAGCCAGGCGGTCTGGATTCGCTCGAATGGTATGCCGTGGACCTGGGCTGGGAAAACCTGGTGAATGTCCGATCCGATCTCTCCTTCTTCGATACCGCCACCGGGGCAAGCCAAATTGCCTTTGAGGTAGCCGTCGATGGGTTGGACGATCCGGTGATCGTGGTTCAGGCCTTCTCGCCATCGACCCCTGGTTACATGGTCGTTGCCAATGGACCTGAGGGCATGATCGTTCGCATCAATGGTGGAGCCTCGGCCGTCATGACCAATCTGGCGGCAGCCGTCGATGCGGCTTTTGCCAGCCTGTAAGCCTCTAGCAGGCAATTAACAAAAAAAGAGCCGATCCTTCGGGACCGGCTCTTTTTATTTCTTGAACGACTCCGCTTCGGCTTAGTAGTGGTATTCCATACCGAAGGTCAGGCCGACAACCCAGAAGTCCTGTTCGATGAAGCTGAACTGAGGATCGGTTGGGTTAACGACGCTGGGGTCGATGTTCGGATTGATCAAGGTCGCTGCGGTCGATACGTCGCTGAAGTACACGAAGTTGGCCCCCAACTTGAAGTCGAGGTTGCAGTTGTAAGCGTAGATCATATCGACCGTCGCTTCAGGAATGTAAGCGAACTGATCGCGGCTAAAGCTGCCCGAGTTGGTGCTGCGAGCGTAGATCCCCTGATTGTCCGACAGGACGCCGTTGATGGTCGTCGAGCCAGAAATAGTGGCTTCCTGCTTCATGCCACCCAGGCTGATCTTACCCATCGCACGCCAGCTGAAAGGGCCGTCCTGGAATTCGGCGATCAAACCCAACTGGCCGCCGTGGAATTCGTTGGTCGCGGCGAAGCTGTCTCGGTAGGCAACCACGTCACCGACCGAAAGCGTACTACCGGTGTCTTGGTTGGTGAACTGAGCGTTAATCGCGAAGCTGTCTTCAAACTTGGCGTAGCTATAACCGGTGACGAAGTCCCAGCGGTTGCCGTGGTTGGTGTGAATATGCTTGGTGACGAAGACGTCGCCCATGTACAGGTTGTTTTCGTTGTTCAGGGCAATCGTCGTATTGTCCGCGGCGTTGGTACCGGTACCCGGCAAGGCCACAACCACCGAATCTTGCAAGCCGGTGTTGGTGTTAAAGAACGGGAATGCCAACGTCGTGAAGGAATTGGAACCGGTGTTGTAGTTGGCTCCATCGTCTTCCAGTGCCAGGAAACGGCCGCCGACACTCCAGTTTTGGTAATCGTCCAGCCATAGGCCAATCGTGATACGGCCACCCAGGCTGGCATCGCCCGATTCATACCCGTCGCCGAACAGAACTCGCGTGGTGGCGGCACCCAGAATGCCTTCGTCCGCCGGATCGCTGGTCGTCAGGATCGCTGGGTAATTTCCACCGTGACGCCAGACAACCAGCGTGTCGAAGCTTCCGTAAGCTCGAGGTGGAAGTGCACAACCGTCGTCGCAGGCACCGCCGGCGACGTTTTCGTATTGAACGTAATCGCCGGCAGGTTCGTACATCGAACCATCGACCGGACCACCGTATTGCATGCCGGGGTTCGTTTGACCGTTGGCATTGGCGGCAGCCATGTAAGCATAAGGATCGGGAGCGCCCATCATGGGACCAGGGCCAGCCATGGGGCCCATTGGGCCAGGAGCACCCATCATCGCTTGAGGTGCATACCCCGGTTGCATCCCAGCTGGTGGCATTCCGACGGGATTATAGGGAGCAGGAGCACCGGCGGGATATGGGGATCCCATCGGAGCATAACCCTCTTGGGCAAAGGATCGACCTGAGCCGAGTAGCACGGCCGCGATCGAGAAAGCTAGGGTGGAGTAGTTAAGCTTCATGTTGTGTGCTCGCAAACTAATGCTGTCGCTCCCAAGGCCCTGCCTCGTTCCGAAGTACGGAAGGAGTTACAAGAGCTACCGCTTGCGTCTGATGGACATCCAAAATCGAATAGCCAACGACTAACTTGGTTTCATAACGAGCCAAGTCGATCGGGCGGAATGGTTTCTTTTGTCAGGACGCTCGCCCTGCGCTCGAACGGTCCGCGTACGATTATTCCGGACGTATTAGGAATGTCGGCCGTCAGGTGTGTGCCGGTTAAGCAAAAAGCAAGGTGCAACCCGTATAAACGGAATTCTCCAACCAGAACGGCGGGAAATCGTGAAAATGGGTGTTTTAGGAAGAGTTTGACGACTATGTCAGGTCGTGCAGGTCGTAGTGGACCTTGTATCGATCAAGCTTGGCAAATCTTAGGAATCCCCTTGCGGAATATTGGGAACGGAAAGACTTGTCTTTCATACTAAAATCTAATGTGGGCAACGGTTAGAATGCCCCAACCACCTATCGTAGTGGCAGCACACCTACGGGGACCGTAATAGTTTGGATACCAATCAACAGACCTTGGAAGCACCCCAGGCGGAAGAGTCGAACAAGCCGGAAGCTCCGCAGCGGGGAGCTCCTCGCAAGTTTTCCGCCAACCCGTTGGGGGCGGCCTATTCGCAGATAACCCGATCGGGGCTCGCACGCTTCGTGGCGAAGCTACCACTGATCGATCGCTTCGAAGCAGAGCTGAAAGATCTCTCGGACCGCGACCTGCGCAAGCACAGCCTGGGCCTGCGCCATCGGGCCAAAAGTGGTGAGCCGCTATATAAGTTGCTTCCCGAAGCGTTCGCTTTGGTCCGCATTGCGGGTGCTCGCACGCTGAACATGCGCCATTACGAGGTGCAGCTGATTGGCGGGATGATCATGTTCAATGGTTCGATTGCCGAGATGGAAACGGGGGAAGGGAAAACGCTGACCGCAACCCTGCCGACCTATCTTTATGCACTGCCTGGTAAAGGAGTGCATGTGGCCACGGTGAACGACTACCTGGCCGCCCGTGACGCCGAGCTGATGATGCCCATCTATAAGATGTTGGGAATGACGGTTGGCGTGATCGAATCCCAAATGTCCTCACCAGATCGGCGAAAGGCATACGCTTGCGACATTACTTATGGGACGTCGAAAGAATTCGGTTTCGACTTCCTCCGAGACCGACTTCTCATCCGACAGACCCGCGAGCAAGGTTTGGGCGTGCTGGGGCCACTGCTAGCGGGCAAGTCGGAGAAAAGTGAAGAGCCAGTTCAGCGAGAGCATTTTTTCGCATTGGTTGACGAAGCGGACAGTGTTTTGATCGATGACGCCCGAACGCCGCTGGTGATCAGTGCGATTCCTGGCGAGGCGGAAAAGGTCGCCGTGGCTTGCCATCGCTGGGCTGCCAAAAGTGAAGAGGAATTCGAGGAAGATCACCACTACGAATACGACCACGATAAGAAGTCGGTCGAACTAACCGTTTCCGGGCGACTATTGGTCCGGCAGATCCCCAAGCCGAAACTGCTGGACACCGTAGGCCTGGTCGACCTGTACGACTACGTCGAGCGAGCCATCAAGGTCAAACGCGACTTCCATAGCGGGCAGCACTACGTGATCCGTGACGGAGAAGTTGTGATCGTCGACGAGTCGACCGGGCGTATCGCCGAAGGTCGAAAGTGGAGCTACGGCATCCACCAGGCGATCGAGGCCAAAGAAGGTGTCGAGGTGACGGTTGCCACCGGGCAAGCTGCCCGAATCACCGTTCAAGACCTCTTCTTACGCTACCGTCACTTGGGTGGGATGACCGGTACGGCATCGAGTTCCAAAGGGGAATTCAAGAAGATTTACAAGCTGAACGTGATCAAGTGTCCTACTAACCGCATCCCGCAGCGGAAACTTTGGCCAGATCGCGTGTTCGGCAACAGCGATGCCAAGTGGGCGGCGATTGTCGATGAGATTCGCGAGATCCACTCGCAAGGGCGACCTGTGCTGGTCGGTACGCGAACGATCGAAAAGAGCGAGCATCTCTCCAAGCTATTAGAAGAGGAAGGAATCGATCACGAAGTCCTCAATGCCCACCAGGTAGCGGTCGAAGCGGACATCGTTTCCCGCGCCGGGCAGCCAGGAAAAGTGACCGTCGCCACGAACATGGCTGGTCGTGGTACCGACATCAAGTTAGGTGACGGGGTCCACGCATTGGGCGGCTTGCATGTGATTTGCACGGAGCTGCACGACTCGGCTCGGATCGATCGTCAGTTAGTCGGGCGTTGTGGTCGTCAGGGAGACCCCGGCAGCACGCGGCAATTTATGGCCTTGGATGACGACTGCTTGCTGGTTGGTCTGGGGCCGAAGCGATACAAGAAGCTGGTTGCCTACGGTGAAGAGCGGCTCGGCGAGCTGCCAGGCTACTCCAAGCTGTTCCGAAAGGCGCAACGCAAGATCGAGAAGAAGCACTTCAGTGATCGCAAGGTTCTACTGTATCACGAGAAGCAGCGTAAGAAGATGCACCGCGAAATGGGACAAGATCCTTATCTGGATTCGCCAGATTAGCCAGTATGATGCGGTTTCGAGACAGATGGAACGAAGTCACCCTCTGGTCCGTCGAAACGTTGCGTTTTATTATCCAAATGGCAGCAAAGCTTGTAAGATTTCTTACCGTAACTTCTTGTCAGATAGTGAACAAACGACTCTTGGGTCGTGTAGAGTTCTTCGGCGATACGACCCTTGTAACCCGCACAGCCTGCCGCAGAGCATCCCTCGTTGACACCTTTTCGGGTTTCAAGATTTTCGATTCTCACCTCCCTTGTTATGGTGAGACGTAGGATTTTGCGATCGCGAATCGATCGGCCTCTAACCTTAAATTCCCATTATGAATAGTCCCGGCATGTCCACAGAGCCCTCGTCCGTGAATCCCGAGACCCTCGAAAGCACTAAAAAGCAGATTCGAGGTCTGATTCAGGAGATTGCCCAGCTTTCCAAACGGGATGTACCACCAGAGGAGTACTTCAAAGAAGTCTTGCCTAAAGTGGTTTCCGCATTGGCTGCCGTGGGTGGTGCTGCCTGGATCTATGACGACCAGCGCCGGCCGCAACTGATTTACCAAATCAATCTTGCCCGCGGTCTTGTCGATCCGAAAAGTGACGAAGGCATTCGTCACCTTCGATTGATCGAATCGATGTTCAAGGGCTCCGAAGCCCAGCTCTTGCCACCGCAGTCAGGCGGGGCCGAAGAGAACTCGGCCGG
This genomic interval carries:
- a CDS encoding SdrD B-like domain-containing protein, whose translation is MKKNKSRQHQVLSKLNKRARRQRTVRRMEPLETRSMLAGDVIAAVHNDYMSHDVNNDGVFDQMDVDTLLLNLQSKQAQQMASRGLLEGEQTLYLDVDNDGRLTTRDLLSAMDALSLEGELADGTFSADVNLRLITSGGNVNETQTGMADINETFQLEVWLEDTSTNPSSIDSAYVDITFNSALLTMDPTTDIVLGPGFVSNLAPDVPNNVTPYGALNSQSDFNNFALANTLRFIGGSSNGAGTIDANLGRLVATLTFTTVAEGTVDFEVVVQDNPQSTDPADLASSFNNTTRSGDMFSDANVNATFFSGAEQGGFPLEISRWTGGTVSLDIMAEPVSGANFDSYEVVEDYQEAQAVPAGDNDPPVVTINGIQYYVLDVLENDMDNVPSAVSAPRDRFNIDSVTQPAQGMVTRELDAQNVQEIVDAGIESHQVLLYQVPTGVGGISESFTYTITDSGLTNNTGTTTATVFVTITEVDQAVLLLEDPYLLEVVAGIESDVIDIMDNVTPGEPSDVPTFIGFFDENGGPLTAGDLQGTFTPVLDGMNNPTGEFTYVSNIPGLTEMITYQVSDGNNQITTGTIIFKTLFDSLLSGVVYFDADNDGVVDDNANTNASPEMRIGGVTIELLDNGGSVVASTITDAYGAYVFAGFDEGTYSVRITDPRFTRKGITSSGSFTLSGNTISGIQVGGGQPGIFTGLNFGYRGRDYQYIGLGDSIASNTEDSIVLAFSKPGGLDSLEWYAVDLGWENLVNVRSDLSFFDTATGASQIAFEVAVDGLDDPVIVVQAFSPSTPGYMVVANGPEGMIVRINGGASAVMTNLAAAVDAAFASL
- a CDS encoding BBP7 family outer membrane beta-barrel protein, whose product is MKLNYSTLAFSIAAVLLGSGRSFAQEGYAPMGSPYPAGAPAPYNPVGMPPAGMQPGYAPQAMMGAPGPMGPMAGPGPMMGAPDPYAYMAAANANGQTNPGMQYGGPVDGSMYEPAGDYVQYENVAGGACDDGCALPPRAYGSFDTLVVWRHGGNYPAILTTSDPADEGILGAATTRVLFGDGYESGDASLGGRITIGLWLDDYQNWSVGGRFLALEDDGANYNTGSNSFTTLAFPFFNTNTGLQDSVVVALPGTGTNAADNTTIALNNENNLYMGDVFVTKHIHTNHGNRWDFVTGYSYAKFEDSFAINAQFTNQDTGSTLSVGDVVAYRDSFAATNEFHGGQLGLIAEFQDGPFSWRAMGKISLGGMKQEATISGSTTINGVLSDNQGIYARSTNSGSFSRDQFAYIPEATVDMIYAYNCNLDFKLGANFVYFSDVSTAATLINPNIDPSVVNPTDPQFSFIEQDFWVVGLTFGMEYHY
- a CDS encoding preprotein translocase subunit SecA, producing MDTNQQTLEAPQAEESNKPEAPQRGAPRKFSANPLGAAYSQITRSGLARFVAKLPLIDRFEAELKDLSDRDLRKHSLGLRHRAKSGEPLYKLLPEAFALVRIAGARTLNMRHYEVQLIGGMIMFNGSIAEMETGEGKTLTATLPTYLYALPGKGVHVATVNDYLAARDAELMMPIYKMLGMTVGVIESQMSSPDRRKAYACDITYGTSKEFGFDFLRDRLLIRQTREQGLGVLGPLLAGKSEKSEEPVQREHFFALVDEADSVLIDDARTPLVISAIPGEAEKVAVACHRWAAKSEEEFEEDHHYEYDHDKKSVELTVSGRLLVRQIPKPKLLDTVGLVDLYDYVERAIKVKRDFHSGQHYVIRDGEVVIVDESTGRIAEGRKWSYGIHQAIEAKEGVEVTVATGQAARITVQDLFLRYRHLGGMTGTASSSKGEFKKIYKLNVIKCPTNRIPQRKLWPDRVFGNSDAKWAAIVDEIREIHSQGRPVLVGTRTIEKSEHLSKLLEEEGIDHEVLNAHQVAVEADIVSRAGQPGKVTVATNMAGRGTDIKLGDGVHALGGLHVICTELHDSARIDRQLVGRCGRQGDPGSTRQFMALDDDCLLVGLGPKRYKKLVAYGEERLGELPGYSKLFRKAQRKIEKKHFSDRKVLLYHEKQRKKMHREMGQDPYLDSPD